Proteins from a genomic interval of Ictalurus furcatus strain D&B chromosome 2, Billie_1.0, whole genome shotgun sequence:
- the rpusd1 gene encoding RNA pseudouridylate synthase domain-containing protein 1 isoform X1, which produces MEPVSVENLCVLYHSADYLVLNKHWDIRIDSKLWSETHTVQKQLMYRFPQLADPQTHYGFRFCHQLDFSTSGVLCVALNKAAAGRAYRCFKDRTVTKAYLALVRGTVADSRMTLDAAIGKNTTEGKTHMMCVEGTEGCENPKPSQTLLTVLEYGSYDGEPVTKVLLQPLTGRTHQLRVHCSSIGHSIVGDFTYSLGTDNAPYRMMLHAYFLRIPLQHEVIEVTTSDPFVIELDPKWTPETRVQNLESLMTEIILRTKAEERQRQEEKLAHEEEKKRRRKSVEESEEERAQCQQWLSEWTLSD; this is translated from the exons ATGGAGCCGGTGAGTGTGGAGAACCTGTGTGTGTTGTACCACAGTGCCGATTACCTGGTGCTCAATAAACACTGGGACATTCGCATCGACAGCAAACTGTGGAGTGAAACGCACACAGTGCAGAAACAACTGATGTATCGGTTCCCTCAGCTCGCCGACCCTCAAACACACTACGGCTTCAG ATTCTGCCATCAGTTGGACTTTTCCACCAGCGGTGTACTGTGTGTGGCGCTGAATAAAGCAGCAGCTGGACGAGCGTATCGCTGTTTCAAAGACAGAACAGTAACCAAGGCTTATCTCGCtctg GTTCGAGGCACTGTGGCCGATAGCAGAATGACGCTGGACGCTGCCATCGGTAAAAATACCACTGAGGGGAAAACACACATGATGTGTGTGGAAGGCACAGAAG GATGTGAGAATCCCAAGCCGAGCCAAACATTATTAACTGTATTAGAATATGGATCATATGATGGAGAGCCTGTTACTAAAGTTCTTCTACAGCCTCTTACAG GACGCACCCATCAGCTCCGAGTGCACTGCAGCTCCATCGGTCACTCCATCGTAGGCGACTTCACTTACAGCCTCGGAACAGACAACGCTCCGTACCGCATGATGCTCCACGCTTACTTCCTCCGAATCCCTCTGCAGCACGAGGTCATTGAGGTCACAACTTCCGATCCCTTCGTTATCGAACTCGACCCCAAATGGACGCCAGAAACACGTGTTCAAAATCTCGAGAGCTTAATGACTGAAATAATACTGAGAACTAAAGCAGAAGAGCGACAAAGGCAGGAGGAGAAGTTAGCGcatgaagaagagaaaaagaggaggaggaagagtgtGGAGGAGAGTGAGGAGGAACGAGCACAGTGCCAGCAATGGCTCTCTGAATGGACGCTCAGTGactaa
- the rpusd1 gene encoding RNA pseudouridylate synthase domain-containing protein 1 isoform X2 — protein MEPVSVENLCVLYHSADYLVLNKHWDIRIDSKLWSETHTVQKQLMYRFPQLADPQTHYGFRFCHQLDFSTSGVLCVALNKAAAGRAYRCFKDRTVTKAYLALVRGTVADSRMTLDAAIGKNTTEGKTHMMCVEGTEGRTHQLRVHCSSIGHSIVGDFTYSLGTDNAPYRMMLHAYFLRIPLQHEVIEVTTSDPFVIELDPKWTPETRVQNLESLMTEIILRTKAEERQRQEEKLAHEEEKKRRRKSVEESEEERAQCQQWLSEWTLSD, from the exons ATGGAGCCGGTGAGTGTGGAGAACCTGTGTGTGTTGTACCACAGTGCCGATTACCTGGTGCTCAATAAACACTGGGACATTCGCATCGACAGCAAACTGTGGAGTGAAACGCACACAGTGCAGAAACAACTGATGTATCGGTTCCCTCAGCTCGCCGACCCTCAAACACACTACGGCTTCAG ATTCTGCCATCAGTTGGACTTTTCCACCAGCGGTGTACTGTGTGTGGCGCTGAATAAAGCAGCAGCTGGACGAGCGTATCGCTGTTTCAAAGACAGAACAGTAACCAAGGCTTATCTCGCtctg GTTCGAGGCACTGTGGCCGATAGCAGAATGACGCTGGACGCTGCCATCGGTAAAAATACCACTGAGGGGAAAACACACATGATGTGTGTGGAAGGCACAGAAG GACGCACCCATCAGCTCCGAGTGCACTGCAGCTCCATCGGTCACTCCATCGTAGGCGACTTCACTTACAGCCTCGGAACAGACAACGCTCCGTACCGCATGATGCTCCACGCTTACTTCCTCCGAATCCCTCTGCAGCACGAGGTCATTGAGGTCACAACTTCCGATCCCTTCGTTATCGAACTCGACCCCAAATGGACGCCAGAAACACGTGTTCAAAATCTCGAGAGCTTAATGACTGAAATAATACTGAGAACTAAAGCAGAAGAGCGACAAAGGCAGGAGGAGAAGTTAGCGcatgaagaagagaaaaagaggaggaggaagagtgtGGAGGAGAGTGAGGAGGAACGAGCACAGTGCCAGCAATGGCTCTCTGAATGGACGCTCAGTGactaa